Part of the Musa acuminata AAA Group cultivar baxijiao chromosome BXJ2-7, Cavendish_Baxijiao_AAA, whole genome shotgun sequence genome is shown below.
CCGGTGCATTCCGAGCACTGCGGTGAGAATACCGATTTGGAAGTCGGACcttttttgctccaaaaaatttttttttgggaCCTTATCGGGATCAGATTGAAGGGAGATAATCACACCTCACGTCTTTGGATTCTAGTGCTGCGGTGCATTCCGAGAACTGCGGTGAGAATACCGATTTGGAAGTCGGACcttttttgctccaaaaaatttTTTTTGGTACCTTCTCGAGATCAGATTGAAGGGAGGTAAGCACACCTTAACGTCTTTGGATTCTAGTGCTGCGGTGCATTCCGAGCACTGCGGTGAGAATACCGATTTGGAAGTCGGACcttttttgctccaaaaaatttATTTTCGGGACCTTCTCGAGATCAGATTGAAGGGAGTTAAGCACGTGTGTCGTGTTTGGATCTCACTGCTGTGGAAGTGGGTTCCGATCACCGCGAGCGAGCATAAAGAAgtggaagttgaaccattttggcTCGGAAATTTTTTTTTGGCGGCCATTTCGAAGTTAGACTGGTGGGAGGTAAGCACACGTCGGTCTTTGGATCTCCCTGCTCCGACCACCGCAGGTACGAACAACGATATGGAATTCGAACCATTTAGCACCCAAAAGATTTTTCTTAGGCGATTTTGAGGTCCAACCGACGGAGGGTAAGCACACCTTTTCCTCTTTGGATCCATATCTGAATATTTCatgaataagaaaaataaaaataaaaccatttaggcAAAAATGCAGAAACCTTCTTTGATCGATCAGCACCCAATACACTCTACATTTTCTTGGTCGCGTTGACCGATATCTTCGAGTTTTGTCATTGATCCATCATCACCCAATGCTCAGAGAAGCAACAAGTATTCCATTTTGTAGGTAACTCTGAGATTTCATCTGCTCTGACATTCTTGCAAGAAGACCAGTTTGAAGATGAGATCACTCGGGAGACTTTGGAAATCAAAATTGCTTAGGTGAGGTAGCACAAAGAAAGTCTGTCATTTTGGCAACCTGAGATTGACATCAGCTGAATCAGTATAAATACATCAGTTATTTATACGCTGTATAGTTTATGTACAGCAGATTTAGATGTAGCTGAAGGTGGGGATGATACAAGACGATGAAGAGCAAGATTCCCACAGAAGCAAACAAGGAAAATTGAGGCAAATACTGAAACATATGGTAACTGAGAAGGAACTCTTTCACTCCAATGAACATCTAAAACATAATGATCGAGATCATGGATCTCCTTCGGGTCTGCTAGCCAAGCATAGCTCATGCAGCTCATTCAGAATCCACTCTTCACCGGTGTGACCACCGAGCACAAGAACTCGTGTCCCTCCAACGACACAAGTGCTATGTCCCCATGCAAACTTTGGGGGCTGACCAGGGACATTGAGGATCCTCCATGTTGGTTCATCTTCTAATGGGTCCAAGAGGAAGAGCTGCGACGGCGAGTGAAGGCCTGCGATCGATCCACCGAAGATGATAATCCTTCCACAAGGCAAACTGACAGCCACATGATCCAATCTTGGTGGCGGACCTGTACCAGGAAAGCCGGTGGTCGCTAGCTGCCTCCACTGAGGCTCATCATCTTCCAAGTCGATACTGAATGTATCGCATGACCGCAGCCTTAGTGAGCCACTCTTAGCCAGTCCTCCAAACATCAGAATCTTAGTCTTGTCATACGCTGAAAGTGTGTGACCAAGCCTAGGAGGCACCCATGGGGAGGGTATCTCCCTCCATGTTGGCTTCTCCCTAGTCAAATCCAGTAGAAAAGTGTCACTTAGAAGGACACCGGCACTGGTGCACCCACCTGATACAACAAGTTTGGATCCACCAACAGTGCAAGAGCTGTGCCAGGATCTTGGAAGAGGAGGGGCTTCACCGAAGACTTCTTTCCAACCTGGCTGCTGGGCATCCAAGTCCAACACAAACACATCGTTCAGCAATCCTTGACTGCCGTATCCACCAAAGACAACCAGCCATGAACCACTTAGGCATGAAAGCGTGTGCCCCCAGCGTCCTGGAGGCGATGAGGTGACCTTCACACGGTGCCATTCTGGATTTGCTGACTCGAGATTGAGAACAAAAGTATCATCCATTGGTTGCATATTGATGCCTTCTCCTCCGAAGAGAACCAACCGATTGCCAACAGCACAGGCGCTAAAATTACAACGGGAAGGCTCTACTCTGCCACCAACTGTGAACTTCTTCCACGAGGCAGCCTCCAGTGTGGTTAGCTCCCTTGCTAGCCTGCCCCATCCTAATCTTTTGGTGCTCAGCTCCAATCTTATGGTCACCTCTCTTCCCCATGCATTTTGGCAAACCATCTTCCTCAAATGCTCATTTTTAGTTAGTTGACGCATTCTAATGCATGCTGATCCAATAGAAGCTACATCTCGAGGTGTCAAGCGTGACAAGATGTTATGTGCCAGGACTTCATCTGAGAGCTGAAGGATCCCACAGTAGTCCCGGTTTTGGTTATTAGAATTGGTTTCAGGTATGGAGAATTTTGGATCCTCATGGTAGGACTTGATGTAGGAGGTCTGTTTGAAAACTGGGTACGACAAACGGTTGAGATCAATGTTTGCTTCAGAAAACAGCTGGATGCCTATGATGTGGGTAACGAAGCCGTCATCGCCGTATATCGGCGTAAGCCTTAATCTGTTCACCAGCGGAGTGCCATCCTTCCTAAAATTGAGAAGCTCGCCTTGAAACTCTATCCCTTCCTCCAGACATCTATGAATTTCAGCGACAACCATTGGGTCCACCAAGGGATGCCGTCTTTGTGCTCGTGGATCACGAAACTGCAAGAATCGGCTGAAACAGGGTTCTGAAATGAATCAATCAAGTTTGCAGATCTTCTTACTCAAAAAGAAATGACAGGCATAAAGGGCAAAAGAATTTTGGGGGCAAAGCACAACCAATGATTATAATGCTTACACTTACGGTAACAAAACAAAGCagatgaaagaaaataaaaagatggACCATGTATATGCTGATGACAGAGCAGGACCACAAGGTAGGTGACCTAAATGCTTCTGCTATTTGTGCAGTGTGGCTAATGATGGCAACGGCTTAAAGGGAGACAACTGCCGTAAGAGAACATGAATGAAGCTTCAAAGCAACTATCAGAATAACTATACCAAGATTGCAATCCAACTAACACGTTCCCTATATTGCTGGAGTTGGAAGTATCGAATAGCTACGTCCAATCAACAGATTCAACACATTCCCTATATTGCTAAGTTGTATGAATTAtttcaaggaaaagaaaagaacttgGAAAGAAAGTTGGAGCACCAGAACAAGAGAAGATAAACCTCTTTGATAGTTGCATTTGGTTCTGAGAAAAAATACTTTGGCCAACATGTAGCCTGCAGATCTTGCAATTACTTTGCTGTTAAGATAATTCTACTCATGTAAAAAGGAATATAAATCCAGTCAAATCAAGCAATAGGTGAAGAACCTAATCATATTAGCCATACAACTATAATTAATTGTAATCTTTTATGATGAACAATATCATCACTAGCTGTAAATTACTTGATTGACATAGATAAATGTTGTCCATGGAATACATACAAATCCAGCATTTCATATTGCAGAAACCCCTAAATCCCAAACCAGAGAGTCTCCATCATTTTACTTACTGTGATTGCTTTTACGGCAACAATATCTCAATTTACTACGACTCAAAGGGAATATATCATCTTAAAGTGTTCCTTCTTCACAAGTCCCATGGTAATTGCACAAAAAAGGCACTCGACCCAAATTATCCATCCATTGGTTTGGTAAATTTGTGCATTTACCAAATCTCATGGAGATTCCTTCAACTACCTAACAATTAATTCGGAACAAAAGCGAGTTAAGCTCTGAAATAGGAGAGAGAACCACGAGACACATACGAAGCAAGAAAAAAGGGAGAATGAAGTAGGATAACTAGCTCGACCATATACACATTATTATTCCAAGATATCAGGCATAGAGGCAAAACAAAGGAGAAAGGGAAAGATCGATTGATCAGAAGAATAAGGAATTGATTTCGATTCGGATGGCAAGAAAACTTCTTTTTATTGTGATGTCGATCGTTTCATTCAATCCTGGAGCGTAAATCATGGTTTTTCTGCAGACAAGGGCGACAAGATTAGCTCCCTTCAATCGAGGATGTGGCTGTAGTAGAACGTCCACTGGACTTGCAGAATCCTTCTTCCCGGAATGAAACAAGATGATGGGGCTACCAACACACACACGGTACCAATCAGAAACTTTCGAAATTAACCAATCAAATAAATACCCGGAAAAGATGAAATTTTGACGTCAAATCTTTGACCCATCGCAAGGGTTAACTCGATCGGAATCATCCAAAGGTTAGGGGGGGGAGAGAATCACCAGTTCCGTCCGAGGACCTCGTCGGCGCGGTATCCGGTGGCGTTCTCGAAGACGGTGTTAACGTAGATGAGCGGGAAGTCGGGCTCGACGGCGTCGGAGACGACGAAAGCCGAAGGGCAGTCCGGGTAGTAGAACCGGCCAAGGCCCgccatctcttcctcctcttcctcgagcTCCATTTCGTCCTCCTGCGACCACTTGAGTCGCTTCAGCGGGTTCCCTCCCCCGCCGGCTCCTCCTCTCCCTCGCTCTACTCCTGCTGCCATCCTCCTCTATGCTCGTCTCTTATatgctcttctcttctcttctcttctcttctcttccttcgcTGCTGCTGCAAATGAATCTGCCCACCGTCCTCCTATTACCACTACGACTACCGCTGCTTCCGTATGAGATGGGAGGGTTGAACAGAGGTGATAAAGGAGATCGGAGAGGAAGTGGCTGTGAGGTGGTGACGGAACTACAAATATCTGcttcggagagagagagagagagagaaaatgggCTGCCAACAAATCTACTTTGGATCGTAATTGATGCTTCGCTTTGACAAGCCATAAAAATCGTACAAAGGACCGCGTGGGCCCACCATGGCtacaatatatttatttttccatttttattttttcttttttcttttttctttcaaaaatagctcatatataattataattataattataattattatttactaaatcACTTATACAGTCATCACATCATTTATTTGTCGTAAGAAAAGCTGCGATGTGATTTGAAGCGGTGGATTCCACGGCTGCCTAAAAATATCTATGGGTGGGCTGTCTTTTCTTGGGTCGGTGAGTGCGCCGGCAAACTTCTCCATCCCCTCCAcggcagctctctctctctctctctctctctctctctctctctctctcaaacccACACATATCATCACCCAACTGTTGTCAACTCTCCATCAAATATCATCGCCCAACTTCTGTCATCTCCTGCTCGTCTCAGATATTTATtcgaccttctctctctctctctctctctctctctctctccaattttCATCTCCATCTCTTCGAACAAATATCACTTACtatgaacctttggacttttgTTTCTGTACAAATTATTTGACTTTGACTTGAGGTCGTAATCTACAAATACTAAAGAAATACAATTGTTGCGATCTATTTCTTTTATTTCCTTTTGAAGATAATAATAAAACATCGGCCGACAAGTCGGTCAAGTTGTACGTGCAACCCACCGCCCATGTCGTCATCACCAGCGTTCGGTTTCTTCTCACCAAACTCACCTCAAAGCTGATGCTTCTTCCGAGTTCGGCACGCATCGTTTCCGCCTTCGAAACCGACGATTTCGATCGAAATCTTTATAGTTCGGGATCGTCATATTGGATCCGTCCCATCGATGTCGGAACCatcgataaatctatttatatatatcatcttaatgttgaataaatataattatcataatTTGGCATGTAATATCCTCAGATAGATCGGTTAATTTTGATTATTAACTATTTTATttaatcattttgaattgaaactATCGGTTTTAGGAACCGAACAGTCTATGCCTCGTCTGATGATGGCTTGGGTGCAGCAGCAGAGGTAGAAAAGGCTGTTCTTCCTGATGATGATGGAACACATGAGTGGATGTATGTATGTCCAACTCGACGAAAGCGATCTGTGCCGAGAGTGCATCACAGTTGCATGTGTAAGGAAATATCTTCGTGTGGCACACCAACACCGAGCACAAAAGATGCCAAATGGCAGCAACTGTAGCTGAGATGTTTCGGGCTGTGATGCCCTCTTCCACGGCAGCGCACTGTCGGATACCTACGCTGCTTCTTTTTGTTCTCCTCCGTTGCTTCCGCTTCTTTTTTATTGGACTTAATGAAAGATCAGAGGCATCTTTGATGGCATATCTGCACGATGACTCTGTGAACGAGAACAAGAGCTCGGAATGCAGCCTTCGGCCCGGTTGTGTTCGGAGATATTTTGCCCTGTGATCTCCAGCATCTGTGGCTTCTGCACAATGCCATGGCCACAAGTTTTGCCAACGGGAGAATGTTCATAGTTTATTCCTTTCGTAAGAACAGAGAGAaaaagacagacagacagacatatgaaaattttgttgTATTTCATTGAGCTTCGCGCACAACTAAGCATTGGAGGAAAGAGAATTATGCAAAACAGTGAGAAAATAATATTACTATTGTCATggaaataaaattatatcaagtATAAGCTCATAACTTTCCAAAAATTTCATTGTCTGAAAGCAGTCCACTAGAAGAAAACAGATGTTTACGATCACTCAATTGTCTGCTGGCGTGGTGTCAACTTCAGCTTCAGTTGATGGGTTCCAAACCCTTTTCTTGTCCAAGGGAAAGTTACAGTAGATTTTTAAGATGTTTATGATAACTATGCTTTGTGTTTGGATTAGTTA
Proteins encoded:
- the LOC135617029 gene encoding adagio-like protein 3 isoform X2, whose translation is MVVAEIHRCLEEGIEFQGELLNFRKDGTPLVNRLRLTPIYGDDGFVTHIIGIQLFSEANIDLNRLSYPVFKQTSYIKSYHEDPKFSIPETNSNNQNRDYCGILQLSDEVLAHNILSRLTPRDVASIGSACIRMRQLTKNEHLRKMVCQNAWGREVTIRLELSTKRLGWGRLARELTTLEAASWKKFTVGGRVEPSRCNFSACAVGNRLVLFGGEGINMQPMDDTFVLNLESANPEWHRVKVTSSPPGRWGHTLSCLSGSWLVVFGGYGSQGLLNDVFVLDLDAQQPGWKEVFGEAPPLPRSWHSSCTVGGSKLVVSGGCTSAGVLLSDTFLLDLTREKPTWREIPSPWVPPRLGHTLSAYDKTKILMFGGLAKSGSLRLRSCDTFSIDLEDDEPQWRQLATTGFPGTGPPPRLDHVAVSLPCGRIIIFGGSIAGLHSPSQLFLLDPLEDEPTWRILNVPGQPPKFAWGHSTCVVGGTRVLVLGGHTGEEWILNELHELCLASRPEGDP
- the LOC135617029 gene encoding adagio-like protein 3 isoform X1 produces the protein MAAGVERGRGGAGGGGNPLKRLKWSQEDEMELEEEEEEMAGLGRFYYPDCPSAFVVSDAVEPDFPLIYVNTVFENATGYRADEVLGRNCRFLQFRDPRAQRRHPLVDPMVVAEIHRCLEEGIEFQGELLNFRKDGTPLVNRLRLTPIYGDDGFVTHIIGIQLFSEANIDLNRLSYPVFKQTSYIKSYHEDPKFSIPETNSNNQNRDYCGILQLSDEVLAHNILSRLTPRDVASIGSACIRMRQLTKNEHLRKMVCQNAWGREVTIRLELSTKRLGWGRLARELTTLEAASWKKFTVGGRVEPSRCNFSACAVGNRLVLFGGEGINMQPMDDTFVLNLESANPEWHRVKVTSSPPGRWGHTLSCLSGSWLVVFGGYGSQGLLNDVFVLDLDAQQPGWKEVFGEAPPLPRSWHSSCTVGGSKLVVSGGCTSAGVLLSDTFLLDLTREKPTWREIPSPWVPPRLGHTLSAYDKTKILMFGGLAKSGSLRLRSCDTFSIDLEDDEPQWRQLATTGFPGTGPPPRLDHVAVSLPCGRIIIFGGSIAGLHSPSQLFLLDPLEDEPTWRILNVPGQPPKFAWGHSTCVVGGTRVLVLGGHTGEEWILNELHELCLASRPEGDP